Part of the Zea mays cultivar B73 chromosome 4, Zm-B73-REFERENCE-NAM-5.0, whole genome shotgun sequence genome is shown below.
ctgatgaagctacacttcttctcgatttatcttgtgccttagcacgattttctcttttccaaaatattctctgaagatcaacattgtatccccttcttgttccacatgcaatatgctgtatgatgcttatgttatgcagaatgatgtgatgatgttatgttatgcaaaatgatatttgtatcgcagatacatatccctgtaatagagcacacacactttttatatcagcgctgacttttcgctgtaagcctcccttaggagcttcttcgccttttactttcagcggaatcaacgtttatttttcactgtaagcctcccttaggagcttcttcgccttttactttcagcggaatcagcgtttatttttcgttgtaagcctcccttaggagcttcttcgccttttactttcggcggaatcagcgctgacttttcgttgtaggctcagaaaacttacactgtgctcccttaggaacgactttttactgtttcgaacaatttgcactgtgtccgttagaataaatttttgataatacaaaggtccttcatgccaccataaattcgtatgcttcggcaactcaagcctatggaaaagacatatttttattatggtaaaagacgaaagtgttacaagaaattgaaaaacgataaaagacacttaaacttcccataattgttccttattaacaaaaaagtaatactgaatgtaaaaatgcgaaaaaactgctgttgaggtaggatatttatcaataaatgtgcttcgactctggcatagtgctattgactgtgcgagcttcggactcctctctgaagtccctctgaaggtgattgtgctgactcccttctggctgctgtcctcgctgcgtcggcggtggcggtggaggctgttgccaagatgcttgaggttggcttgccgaagcaacagaagctgcagggtggttgcctacatattctggaatataaggcgaatgatacgaagttgtatgcatgacctgcttcggctgactttgttgtgctgctgcttctgctatctccttctgcttctggatggtaacgtggcacatcctggtgctaTGGCCCTTGTATGCACcaaagaataggcagtaaatttttcttggctgatctccaaaccttcccccgaagcccctggcgcctctgccccttggcgctgacagccgaaaagaactttgctactgcctcgaagcttgtgaagagtattgtggcctttgctgctggctccctcgatcatcactttgagtagagttatgaattgacctaacatgcctcgggtgaaatcttcctccgaagcccctggtcatctcagagaacctgaatgcttcctcccttctttggcggaagtcattgtcagctcgaatatactcgtccatcttctggagcagcttctccaaagtttgtggtggcttcctggcaaagtattgcgctgaaggtcccggccgaagccccttaatcatggcctcaatgacaatttcattgggcactgttggcgcctgtgccctcagacgcagaaaccttcggacatatgcctgaaggtattcttcatggtcctgggtacactggaagagagcctgagcggtgactggctttgtctgaaatccttggaaactagttatcaacatatccttcagcttctgccaagaggtgattgtccctggccggagagaggagtatcaggtctgagcgacactcttgacggccatgacaaaagactttgtcatgactgcagtattgccaccatacgaagatatggttgcttcatagctcatcaaaaattgcttcgggtctgtatgaccgtcgtacatggggaactgaggtggcttgtaagactggggccatggtgtagcctgcaattctgttgatagaggagaagcatcatcgaaagcaaaatttccatgatggaaatcttcataccagtcgtcctcattgtaaaagccttcctgatggagctctctgcgcggaggccttcggctctggtcatcttgaacaagatgacgaacctcttcggaagcttcatctatctgtctctgaaggtcagctaaacgagccatcttctccttcttgcgttgcacctgttgctgaaggatctccaggttttggatttcctgatccaagtcatcttccggaggcgttggactaacagccttcctcttctggcttcgagcctctctaagagaaaggacgtcctgattgggatccaacggctgcagagtagcagcccctgtcgctgaagcttttttcgacggcatgatgaaggtgatgcttgccgaaggtgttcaaagctcaagaaatggaagtgagttcactggaggtgggcgccaatgttggggacttgttttcaaatgctatgaattaagaacaaggcaacatagaatattaaacatcaaagcccttcgtccttcgaaacattattttcccttgggtataatgaatttcggacgaaggttataaaggtcataccttcataatcataataagagacaagaaaagatttatgcatgaaatagagagaataacataattattttaaacattattattgatttatttctatttcattttaCTTGTATAAACgatgacaaattacaaatgtaccttcggtctgaaGGAAAgcgagggtacaagcgtgatgcaaatgccaagtcagcgtgaacagtacgggagtactgttcatctatttataggcacgggacgcaacccgtgtaaaattacattagtgccctttacatttatcaataactctacagtaattcttcagggtctaatttggcttttcatctttaagtcggttccccttttctactgtcatgccgaagcttatctgcgcatagcttcgtgatgatcttttccttcgtcacaatcgccttccgtctcacacaagcttcgtcttgaccacactcttatatactcgtaatccaattccgaagatacctgctcacacatttcacttgaaaaacattgtcaaatcatgtttttgaggaccttcagaagccgaaggcccccaacatccagCATGATGAATATTTATTATTGTTATTCTTATTTCTCTAAGTAAGAATATTTTAAAACATATAACTTAATAAAGATTAAACCACACCATCAAATAATTAGGGATCTCTTTTCCTATCACTCATTGAATAAAATAAGTAATCAAATTAAGTATTTATTACATATTCATCATGAGACCTTTATTGGTCCACACTTTGGTGAAACTCATTTAGGGAATCCTTCAAAGCATAAGTTGTAAATGAAAGGATTATTTTAACTCCTCGGGTCTCTTTTCATTTAGTAATTTGTTTCACATTATTTTTTCATCTTGAGATAAGTTTTTCCTATTTTACCTAAAACATGATTTTGGGGTATTACAACGTTACAAGGGAGCTGGGCCCCGATAGGTGGACCCAGGAGTTACTACAGTACCAAGCGACGGGTAGAGCTAGCGGTGCCAGAACTTCTAGGCGTGTAACTCCTCTTGGTTGTTGTGTTGGCTCTTTGGCGTCCTATCCTCTTGCCCGTCTAATCGAAACACAGGCGCAAGCCTCGGTGTAGGTTGCGGCGTAGTCTGATACGCTGTCGTACGTAGGGGTGTATGGACGCTGTTGCCCCTTCTCCTCCGTCTGTCTCTTCATGTGTCGGTAACACACGAGGAACAATAAAGGTTATAATCAGGGGCGTCCAAGCGGTGCATTGAGTCAATGCCCTTGCCTTGAAAATGTGCGTGAAGTGTATATCGTACGTTGCAAACTGGGCGTACCACGTGCAGTTAATGCGGGGGTATGCCACCTGCCCTTTAGTGTGGGCAAGTGCACATTCCGCCTGCACCTAGTGCTGGTGGGCCCCATGCCAGAGGCTTAGGCTAGGCACCACCTGACGGCTTACGTCAGGTGTGCCTAGCCACATGTCGGTACTAGACCTCTGTTTGGATGGGAGCAAACCCGGGGCGTGTGGCGACTTGGCACCTCCAGGCCCTCCCTAACTGGGGACTCGGATCATGCTTGAGGGGGTCTGGCCCCCTAGCGGTATTGGCCTAGACACGTAGCAGCACCTGATCTCGCTTGGCTTGAGGTTCGGATGACACACGTGGGCTCTGGGACCACTTCGGGGGTCCAGAATCGATCTCGCTACTAGAGGGTGCCTTTTCTCCAGGGTCGCGAGGGCCCTCTAGACCTCCTCTTCGAGAATCTGAAGGGTCTATGTGTAGGTCCGAGTTCCATCTGTGGGACCCTAGACATACGATTGAAGTTGTTGATTACTCCCTTTATGGGACTCGTGGCGATGGCACTCCAGCCTAGGGAAACAAGCCCGGATGGCCCCGCGGTTTCGTATGGTGGATCTTAACCTAGAGCTGGTCTAGCCACCTGGTAATCTCATGGCTATGGGCTACCATAGGGGTCTCATCTTGACCCAGCATGAGTGGGTACCCcatatttagggtaccgacaacgATGTTGCATTTAGCGATTCTATTAGGTTTATTAGGGTGCCTAATATATTGTAGAGCTAGTCACTAGTCTTGGCTTAGAGCATTTGTTGGCCTTGAGCTAGGGCTAGGATAGATGCTATGGCAAAGGCTTGGCCCATGCCCCCCCTAGGTTAGGAATCTAGATGCATGGATGAGCCCCCAATTCTTGGGTGATGGTTTGCTCGACTTGACACCTTAACATTGTGGGCCTTCTCGAGGGAGTATATTTTATGGTAGTTGAGCCCCTTTTTCATTGTAGTCCCTCTTTGGAATATAGGGATTTTAGATGAATCATACAAGAATTTCACAGGAATCAATTAATGTTCATAGAAAAAAACACATGAAATAGGAAAATTTCATGCATTCCAAAGGACGCCTAAGCTTTTGATTTTCCACTATGATAAGTGTCCCGTTGTGTATCAGGACGCATCCGGCTACTGGTTGATTCGATGACATCCTACTTGTTGAAGGATTGATTGTGAGAGCGGCCATTTCAGAATTTTTTTGATTGGCTCTCAATCACCTCATCTCTGATAGTATATAGCCTCCAAAGAATTGGGATCATTGATTTGTCTTAAGTATAGTTGTTAGTGGTGCTACAAATTAGCAATTATACATGTCTAATTAATAAATACTCCATCCATGGCCAGTGATCACACCCTACAATTACATAGGTCACACAGGCTTTATCTTTGAAACTAAATCCCACTAATAAAGATGCAATCCATACCTGTTTAAATCTATAATATTTAGATTAGATTCTAAAACATGGTATGTTTTGTTCTTTACATCTTTTGGGATTAATGATTTGTGAATGGAGTTTATGTTACTCCAGACTTTCCTTCCAAATGAAAATATGGGAACGCCTAAATTTCCGAACTTTCTCAAGCGTAAATCATATCATGATGACACATCTGTTGCGTATATAGTAATTATTGACTATTTCAACAACTCTGGTATCAGAAGAGTATTACAAAATAGGAGTATCTTGATTTCCGAAGATATTCATACGTTCTAGACAAGTTCATATCACTCGCTGGAGTCTAGGCAAGTTCGCTGCTGCTCGATAGGATGGCCGGCGGCCTCGATGTTGATGATGTACTCGATCTCCTCTGCAACCTCCTTCATGGACGGCCGGTTCTGCCGGCGCTCCTCGAGGCACCCGAGCGCTAGGAACCCGAGCGCCTTCATGGTGTCGAGCTGGAGCTGCGTGGCGCCGTCCTTGATGGCCGGGTCGACGACGTCCATGAGCCTCTCCTCGTCCGCCGCCCGCTGCACGTGCACGGCGAGGTTGACGTCGTCGGCGCCGCGGGCGAAGTCGATGGCGCGCTTGGACGTGAGCAGCTCGAGCAGCACGACGCCGAAGCTGTAGACGTCGCTCTTGTCCGTGAGCTGGTAGTTGCGGTAGTACTCCGGGTCCAGGTAACCCAGGGTGCCCTGGGCGCAGGTGGACACGTGGCTCAGCCCGGGCTCCGCCAGCCGGGACAGCCCGAAGTCGGAGACCTTGGCGTCCAGGCGGGCGTCCAGCAGGATGTTGCTGGACTTGATGTCGCGGTGGTAGATGGGCGGCACGGCCGCGGAGTGGAGGTACGCGACGCCCTCCGCCGTCTGGCGCGCGATGGCCAGGCGCTGGCGCCACCCGAGCGTGGGCGGGCGGCTCAGGCTCGTGGCGCCGTGAAGGTGGTCGGCGAGAGTGCCGTTGGGGACGAACTCGTACACCATGAGCGGCTGGTCCAGGTCGACGCAGCAGCCGAGCAGGCGGACCAGGCTGCGGTGGTTCACCTGCGACAGCACGCGCACCTCGTTCAGGACCTGGTCCGTGGACTTGGTGTTGCCCAGCTTGGCGCACTTGACGGCCACCACCGTGCCGTCGCCGAGCACGCCCCTGTAGACCTCGCCGTAGCCGCCGGCGCCCAGGAGGTTGTCGCGGGAGAAGTTGCCCGTGGCGCGCTTCAGCTCGCGGCCGGAGAAGTTCCTGGCGGTGCGCCCGCTCGCGTTGTTGGCGTTCAGGATCTCCTCCCGCTCCTTGGCCAGCCTCTCCCGGGCGAGCCGGacgcgccgctgccgccggtACGCCAGCAGCCCCGCTGCGGCGAGCAGCAACGCGCCGCCGAGGCCGCACACCAGCCCTGCGTCGCGTCACAAAAACCATCACAACATTTGAATCGATCGCTGAACTTTAATTTTTGAAGGCGAGGAATTTTAAGTTGACTCATCAAAAGCCTTCGACTAATTGACTGCCGGCCGGCCGCCCGGCCGTGTGTGAAATTCCATTGGAGACTTGTCTTAATCTACGGAAAGTCAGATCTGTCGCGTCGAGTATCGATGAGCTTGACAACGAGAACTGATGACTCGAAGTTGTGTTCGGTTTATGTGGCAGTAGTTTATGGACTTGGTGAATAATGCTTGTCATGGTTTTTTACAGAGTGGAGCCTAGGCTGTAAATAATGCTTGTATAGTTTTAGGCCTGATTTTCTTTTTTTAAATGAATCGATTCTTTATTTTTTCTTCTTAGGTTCCGTTTGTTTGGTTGGAATTAAATTCcattccaataatcataatttagaCACAAACTAATTAAGTTATTATATTTGTATATGTAATTTATTTGTATATTAGCTTAAATTATATGAGAGAAATAGTTATACACTGTAGGATGTTGCTGGACATCTATAAAAAACAAGTAGAAAAGTGTATTATAAGTTGTATATTAGAAaagtagcatgtaaatctatagaatcagttTCTATATGTCACCCATAAATTTGAGATATGTTTATATATAAACGTTGAAAAGTTATGAAATATCAAATTCTAAAAAAATAGACTACTTCATTAATTAGTTTTCAATTCCTCAAAATCAAGGTAAACAAACGGGCCCTTATACTAATATATGCCGGAACAAAACGTTCTCAGATCTTTATAAAAACATAACGTAGAGTGAGCCGTTGATCTGGACCTCATGGGCTGATAGTTGTCTTGTCTGCTGCCAGCCGCCAGTCTTTGCAACACACATTCATGGAGTGGTCAAAGCTTATCCCTCTATGACTATGGTCCATGCCATGAGCCCCCCAAAGTTGACCATACCATTGTGGCTTATCAAAAGGGTAAAGGGTTGAATGCAGCGTACCTACTGTCGACTGGACTAGAAGGGTCAAAAGGGTTGCTTGAGTCGACCAAACCACTACCTCCTCTTTACCCAACGCGTCATATGAGGGATTTGTACTACGCCGAGGAAAATTGTTGTCAAAGTTTTAGCGGTTAATATGAGGTATGTATTATACGGTTACCCGTGACAGTAGATGGCAATAAAAAAAAGACGAAGCAAGCACTGATCTAGAATTTTCCGGTAGGGTATGTCATCTAAAATTTGTATATATATTCAATCAAACTATCTAGCAATTTAGAAACATTTTTATGTGGCATCTAATCATTTGTGTCAAGCAGTAACTAaatattttctttttttttagGTTTTGAGATTTGTCGAACACTCTGAACGACAAGAACACGGAAGCAAGCGGTTACCTGCAATGAGAGGCGCATGGTTGGATCCTCCGCAGCCCCCAGCGATCTGGCAATCAGAGGGATCTGCACCAAACCGAACAAGTAGTACAGGAGTTCCATTTAATTCAGGACCTGTCCATCCTCGTCCTCGAGTCTTCGATTCAACGGCGTGCAGATGCAGCGGAAAGAAATTACGTACTCAGCTGGCACGCGCCGGCGAGGGGGCTCCACGAGAGCCCGGGCACGCAGAAGCAGCGGCGGGCCGCGGGCGTGAGCGGGTCGTCGGCGCAGGTGGCGTTGGCGCCGTCCTCGCAGTCGGCCTGCGTGCGGCAGAGCGGCTCCCTGGGCGTGGCCCACTGCAGCTCCAGCCCGAGGCGGCGGCCCCACGTGGCCGGCGGCTGCGCCGCCGGGTCGAGCCCCACGAAGCTGCGGTACGCGCTGCAGAACTGCGGGGACACCCGGATGCTGTAGGACGTGGACGAGCCCCCCGCCACGAAGGTGCAGCAGAGCGGCAGCGGCGCGCAAGCCGCCGCCGTGGACCCCGTGGCGTTGGCGTAGACGTGGCAGAGCGAGTTGGAGGAGCAGTTGAGCGGCGACAGCAGCAGCGCGCTGGTGCAGTTGAGCAGCATGATGGTGTTGGACGAGCTCACGTTGAACGGCAGCGACGCGTTCAGCTGCACCCCGCCGCCGCGCCCCTCCGACACGCACCTGCTGCCCTGCGCCACCAACGGCGCCGGCGCGACCACCAGCCGCTGCGTCGCGGCCGAGATGGACGTGATCCGGTACGACGTGCCGTTCAGCGCATCGAACATGAGCGTCGGCGACGACGTCGACGAGTTGGTGGCGGCGGCGCACCGGACCTTGTACGCCGGGTCGCCGCAGCCGTCGCCTGTGCTGAGCGGGTACGGCACGGCCGTCGACCCGCACGGCGGGCACACCCGCGCATGGCTCGCCGGCAGCACCAGCAGCAGCGCGAGGAGAGCGATACCCATCTCGGAGACGGAGTGGAGGACCCAAATGCTTACCTTGTCTCCTCGCGCTTGTCGTATGTAATATGTATGAATTATTTCTTCTATTAAGGAGGAGGTTTGACTTTTTATCTGCCTGCTGTCCGTCCCCATCAACCTGCATGATTTTGGCCTTGCGATGAATATAAGAGGAGAACTCCCAAAACGATTCCATACAGGAGTAAAAGCATCATGCATGTTAGAGTGGGTGTTTCGTCGTTGCTGGTTGTTTGGTCGGCACTACAAATTACATTTAGAAATCGGTAAACTTAAATTTTAGATAAATCTGTTTTCATGGTTCGACGGTTCCACGGACGTAAACTTTTGAAAACCCCCTTAATTTTGCTTCAATCAACTCGTGATCATCCCACCTTCGCGACATATAAGCCCTTGCAATTTTAAAACCCCATCAATTTTTCCTAGATCAACTCACGATTAAAAGACCAAAAATGAGTGCAATGCTAGAGTTTGAACTATCGCCCTCCCTTCTCACATGTATAGGTTCTAACCAATAGAATTCGCAACCGTTTGAGTTTAATAGGGAATAGGTATTGTAAATATTCTGAATATAGAAACTGTAGTAACACACAACAACCAACTAAAATAATTGGTCTTCAACTATTCTAATGAGGACATGTTTATCATTGGAAGACTTGATGGCTCACTGGATAAGAAATTTATGGAGTGTTTAGTTTGAGGAATGatgtagtccatcatcttctcactccttacttttttgtttggtttgtggaatggagtgagttaatccatcaccacctcattcctcatagttagttgtttagtactaatatgtgaaatggagtcatcccaccaaatttgagaaatgaactcatgatgcaccacttcattttggatagagtgattcatcaaaccaaacacctcatTAGAGAGCATGTCAAATACGTTAATTATATATATAGTGTACCACACATATTCGGTGTGGTACTGAATACCACACTATATATGACACCAAGGGAGCATGTGAACATGCATATTTTGGTTTTGAACTCATCGGACACCTCACATAGTTAACAGCTAGTTTAGATCTATTAGATAGGTATTGGACGTATCCAATGCAGTGATCGATGGTGCACTAGACATGTTTGATGCCCTCAAGTTTAATTTTTCAAGTGTTAATAGTTAGATTCCTTTGTGGGGCTACAAATAGACTCCTTGGCCAGCCTTAGTCGACATCTCTAAACCACCAACACTTGCATAACCTCTTGAGGATAAAGAAAAACACTTCACTCATAACTCATAGTTCGTCACTTGAGTGAGATTGGAGAAATCCTAGTGCATTGCATATAGTTCAAGCATTTTGTGGCCCTAGTTGAGTAACTTCGACTGATTACACTATTATTACTCTTGGTGATTGATGTCAACTAGATAAGCTGGAGTTTGTGGGATTGTTGAGCAACTATTGAGGATTGACATCGGCTCTGGTCATCGTTGTAAGGAGCTCTTATGCTCATTCCTTGGAGGAGTTTTGTGAAGGGCAACTCTACTGATATCATGGCTACTTGGAATGACTATCTAGAGTTACTCTTATGGCATCCTTATTATAGGCTTGGCTTGTAATGTCAAATAGCATATGGATCATCTAGCTTGGATTTGCCACAATGAGGATGTAAGTTTCTAACAAGCAATCGAACCTCGAGGGTGATTCTTGTCTCATATTTTGCCTTGTGTGGTTTACACTCCAAATTATTCTTGTAATTACACTTACTTGTTATATCATTTCTTCATCCTCTCCTCTTGTTGTCTGCAAAGTTTAAAGGCAGTCAAAGAAACTTTGCTCGAGCGACACCATCGTACCTCTGAACAACACTACTACACCCCGACACTAGGACATTTGAGTGGCACTACCGCTCTACTGTGAGGGTCTTTTGTTTGGTCTTTTGGTGTTCAAATCAAGCTCTTTTGGTTTAATGGATTGTTTGAAGCATCCAATCAACAATTAATTAATATATTCTTGATTTGACCCATTTTGGAGTTTTTGGTATCTATAAGGTTGGGTTGAGCAAAGAATGCTTCAATGTAAGAATTTTTATTGGCTCTCATTCATCACCTCTAGTAATTCATCACCTTCTAGTCGCTTATTCTATCCTCCATAGGTAATATGATCTTAGGTTTTCAATTAGCTAGAGTATCCAAACAACGACAGCTAAACTTAAGTTTAGCTCTAGCAATTAGCTAGCTAAACTTTAGTTGGGTGGCAATTAGCTATCTAAACTTAAATTGGGGTGGATTCAATCGAGACCTATGTCTTGTACAGTCTGAGTACTCCAAATTGCTGGAGGTCATAGATCTTGTTGTCATTCGAATATATAGATAGATAGCACTCATTATATGGGGTACTGTAGCACATAAATCATATATTGCTGCTCCAGTTCCACTAGCAAATAGAATGTCAAAATTCTTTCCGGAAAGAAACTCAGATAAATTGCACTCAAGATTCGAGGCCAATTGCTCCCAGAACTGGGGAATTAAGCAAGCCTATGCAGCTTTGCTCCATTCCCTGTTACATGTAGAACAACACAGCAATGCAGATAAATTCATCTTCATCACCACAGCAATGTACATAAGTTTATCTTCATCACCAGGAACTTCTACCTTCCTTTATCCTAGCCGATGAATCAGGCATGTAATCTGGTAAGCGCCCATTTTTTCTGCATGCAAACAGAACATAGCCATAGGTCAGAAATGTCCAGAAAGGAAAACAAGCTACAGGCCTACAGTACATACATGACAAAAAAAAAGACATATCTCTAACTAGGTCAGAAGACACTTTGTAGAAAGAGTATGATTGCAGTGAAACAGTGATTGATGGAAGCTAGGAGAGGGTTGTTTGTCATGTTACATAATCTGAAACTTTTTCCAAGCAACAAAGAATATGTACACACATCACAGTACAGATAACTCTTTACCCAAATAAGTATAAT
Proteins encoded:
- the LOC100382104 gene encoding putative WAK-related receptor-like protein kinase family protein precursor: MGIALLALLLVLPASHARVCPPCGSTAVPYPLSTGDGCGDPAYKVRCAAATNSSTSSPTLMFDALNGTSYRITSISAATQRLVVAPAPLVAQGSRCVSEGRGGGVQLNASLPFNVSSSNTIMLLNCTSALLLSPLNCSSNSLCHVYANATGSTAAACAPLPLCCTFVAGGSSTSYSIRVSPQFCSAYRSFVGLDPAAQPPATWGRRLGLELQWATPREPLCRTQADCEDGANATCADDPLTPAARRCFCVPGLSWSPLAGACQLNPSDCQIAGGCGGSNHAPLIAGLVCGLGGALLLAAAGLLAYRRQRRVRLARERLAKEREEILNANNASGRTARNFSGRELKRATGNFSRDNLLGAGGYGEVYRGVLGDGTVVAVKCAKLGNTKSTDQVLNEVRVLSQVNHRSLVRLLGCCVDLDQPLMVYEFVPNGTLADHLHGATSLSRPPTLGWRQRLAIARQTAEGVAYLHSAAVPPIYHRDIKSSNILLDARLDAKVSDFGLSRLAEPGLSHVSTCAQGTLGYLDPEYYRNYQLTDKSDVYSFGVVLLELLTSKRAIDFARGADDVNLAVHVQRAADEERLMDVVDPAIKDGATQLQLDTMKALGFLALGCLEERRQNRPSMKEVAEEIEYIINIEAAGHPIEQQRTCLDSSE